In the genome of Elusimicrobiota bacterium, one region contains:
- a CDS encoding SPASM domain-containing protein, which yields MPHKLQPPPTLLRVFSEADIRRARRAGALMGVSLRLPCPCNFSCVYCYSNREELSLYHGEIISFLETAIALGIRSVSIVGEGEPLLYERPVSRGARTRAGLMDLVDFLDRRGIQSIIYTNASLMDRRTAEALYDKNTVIVAKQNSLDPRVQEGLTGRGTHALIQRGLERLKAAGFCRSDSPSRLSLHTVVVKSNLKEIPGLWRLWRQENILPQVQILVPTCRRAEELQVSPGQIRLLFTELSRIDREEFGFGWEPRPPIVPYGCGTVHASCGLRPNGDVSICAYTDIILGNIRKESLPQILAKDATRRLRAIGRNIKGFCRGCRLHRELGCYGCRSHEVASSGDVFASYGFCWRRRR from the coding sequence ATGCCCCATAAGCTCCAGCCGCCGCCGACTTTGCTCCGGGTCTTCTCCGAGGCGGACATCCGCCGGGCGCGCCGGGCCGGAGCCCTGATGGGCGTGTCTCTGCGCCTGCCCTGCCCCTGCAATTTCAGCTGCGTCTACTGCTATTCGAACCGGGAGGAGCTGAGCCTCTATCATGGGGAGATCATCTCCTTCCTGGAAACCGCGATAGCCCTCGGGATCAGATCGGTCTCCATCGTCGGGGAAGGCGAACCGCTTCTTTATGAACGCCCTGTCTCCAGGGGCGCCCGCACACGGGCGGGGCTCATGGACCTCGTAGACTTCCTCGACCGCCGGGGGATCCAGTCCATCATCTACACCAACGCATCCCTGATGGACCGCCGGACCGCCGAAGCTTTGTACGACAAGAACACCGTGATCGTGGCGAAGCAGAACTCCTTGGACCCGCGGGTCCAGGAAGGCCTGACCGGGCGAGGCACGCACGCGCTGATCCAGCGCGGCCTGGAGCGCCTGAAGGCCGCCGGTTTCTGCAGGAGCGACAGCCCCTCGCGGCTGTCGCTCCATACCGTGGTCGTCAAGTCGAACCTCAAGGAGATCCCCGGACTCTGGAGGCTTTGGCGCCAAGAGAACATCCTCCCCCAGGTCCAGATCCTCGTGCCGACCTGCCGGCGCGCAGAGGAGCTGCAGGTCTCTCCCGGGCAGATCCGGTTGCTCTTCACCGAGCTGAGCCGGATCGACCGGGAGGAGTTCGGCTTCGGCTGGGAGCCGCGGCCGCCGATCGTCCCCTATGGCTGCGGCACGGTCCACGCCTCCTGCGGCCTGCGCCCGAACGGCGACGTGAGCATCTGCGCCTACACGGACATCATCCTGGGCAACATCCGGAAAGAAAGCCTGCCGCAGATCCTCGCCAAGGACGCGACCCGGCGGCTCAGAGCCATCGGTCGGAACATCAAGGGCTTCTGCCGCGGCTGCCGGCTGCACCGGGAGCTGGGCTGCTACGGCTGCCGCAGCCACGAGGTCGCCTCGTCAGGAGACGTCTTCGCGTCCTACGGCTTCTGTTGGCGTCGGCGCAGATAA
- a CDS encoding amidohydrolase family protein produces the protein MKRAGGLILCCALAAASGPANAQPFDWPNLKKAWRSRIAEVAKSRRLPLLDIESNYRDLALNPGPFAREMDANGVALIALSPELEERDRLDPHAAWPRSLRSLIAARPRYFIPVPTGHLKSARAWGLDPFAFLDGLFARVLRDGYPMMGEFSAAEYLSPWLLGAAATRENPEVAGFPIDGALGERIFAFSQAHDVPFQLHLEVEDDLLAALEGMLDKYPRARVVWCHVGRVRYPARAARYGADYLRALMAKHPNLYFTLAGSDFDQFYPPTNEFCSVLWDRKTGHLKPEWSRLIAENPWRFLVGFNLNSSRMTTLRACAAQQRRLLGELPPEVREIVAYKAAWKLLFREEL, from the coding sequence ATGAAGCGCGCGGGCGGCCTGATCCTGTGCTGCGCGCTGGCGGCCGCGTCCGGCCCGGCGAACGCGCAGCCTTTCGACTGGCCGAACCTCAAGAAGGCCTGGCGCTCCCGCATCGCGGAGGTCGCCAAGAGCCGCCGCCTGCCGCTGCTCGACATCGAGTCGAACTACAGGGACCTCGCGCTCAACCCGGGGCCGTTCGCGCGCGAGATGGACGCCAACGGCGTCGCTCTCATCGCGCTGTCTCCCGAGCTGGAAGAGCGGGACCGGCTCGATCCTCACGCGGCGTGGCCGCGGAGCCTGCGCTCGCTCATCGCCGCCCGACCCCGCTATTTCATCCCCGTGCCCACCGGGCACCTCAAGTCCGCGCGCGCGTGGGGCTTGGACCCCTTCGCCTTCCTCGACGGCCTGTTCGCGCGGGTGCTGCGCGACGGCTATCCCATGATGGGCGAGTTCAGCGCGGCGGAGTATCTCAGCCCCTGGCTGTTGGGAGCCGCCGCGACGCGCGAGAACCCCGAGGTCGCGGGCTTCCCCATCGACGGCGCCCTGGGCGAGCGGATCTTCGCTTTCTCCCAGGCCCACGACGTCCCCTTTCAGCTGCATCTCGAGGTCGAGGACGACCTGTTGGCGGCGCTGGAGGGGATGCTCGACAAGTACCCCCGGGCGCGCGTCGTCTGGTGCCACGTCGGCCGCGTGCGCTACCCCGCGCGCGCGGCGCGCTACGGCGCGGACTACCTCCGCGCGCTCATGGCGAAGCACCCCAACCTCTATTTCACCCTGGCCGGCTCGGATTTCGACCAGTTCTATCCCCCCACCAACGAGTTCTGCTCCGTGCTCTGGGACCGCAAGACCGGGCACCTCAAGCCCGAATGGAGCCGGCTCATCGCGGAGAATCCCTGGCGCTTCCTCGTCGGGTTCAACCTCAACTCCAGCCGCATGACCACCCTGAGGGCCTGCGCCGCGCAGCAAAGGCGCCTCCTCGGCGAGCTGCCTCCCGAAGTCCGAGAGATCGTCGCCTACAAAGCGGCCTGGAAGCTGCTGTTCCGCGAAGAGCTCTAA
- a CDS encoding radical SAM protein: protein MPLDCLIIGRNSRNHTRSFNRPSLSRYNRRELIRLDGHLLDPLEALSYARAQGGAVAAPYYCLDEVPNLGPVFLASALARQGLQVRWTSHFEAELDRIAGILDRDAPRAVAVTTTCYTDPLPIVEVVQFIRRHNRQTRIVIGGPAVVNLGLRFEGETLSRILGLLGGDIYVLEDGGEKTLARVLRALRDSGDVGAIPNLYLPAAGGFRCTGVEPEDRPVDDDAVDWERFSPEELGRTVHMRTSRGCPFACAFCDRNPREGGVALASLPVVERQLRQLSRLGVKNIFFIDKTFNAPEGRLEDICRMMLRNRFDFNWYSYLRCDRIGSDSLCALMSQSGCKGALSGVESGDQGMLDAMNKDAELDGIRRGMELLDRHGIVNVASMVVGFPGETAESIERSIAFINETAPPYFKLYLWRWDPSSPVSEDPARHGLQGAGLRWRHRTMDWKTALDACDHFYLAARNSLYTTNDLGPWSFPYLIDKGFSGGDIAEMHRILRDLFDQNHPAARLPGPPEAAGRRFLDFCRGLDLSGTKYHISPLRSVLDEPAFAGTCAAIRLELMRLYFAGELEASA, encoded by the coding sequence ATGCCTCTGGACTGCCTCATCATCGGAAGGAACAGCCGGAACCACACGAGGTCCTTCAATCGCCCGAGCCTCAGCCGCTACAATCGCCGCGAGTTGATCCGGCTCGACGGCCATCTTCTGGATCCGCTCGAAGCCTTGAGCTACGCGCGCGCCCAGGGGGGCGCCGTAGCGGCGCCGTACTACTGCCTGGACGAGGTCCCCAACCTCGGGCCCGTCTTCCTGGCCAGCGCTCTGGCGCGGCAGGGGCTGCAGGTCCGCTGGACCAGCCATTTCGAGGCGGAATTGGACCGGATCGCCGGCATCCTCGACCGGGACGCCCCGCGCGCCGTGGCGGTCACCACCACGTGCTATACGGACCCTTTGCCCATCGTCGAGGTGGTCCAGTTCATCCGCCGGCATAACCGGCAGACCCGCATCGTCATCGGGGGCCCGGCCGTGGTGAATCTCGGCTTGAGGTTCGAGGGCGAGACCTTGAGCCGGATCCTGGGCCTGCTGGGAGGGGACATCTATGTCCTGGAGGACGGGGGGGAGAAGACCCTGGCCCGGGTCCTGCGTGCGCTCCGGGACTCCGGGGATGTCGGCGCCATACCGAACCTCTATCTCCCCGCCGCCGGAGGCTTCCGGTGCACGGGCGTGGAGCCGGAGGACCGCCCGGTCGACGATGACGCGGTCGACTGGGAGCGCTTCTCCCCCGAGGAGCTCGGGCGCACGGTCCATATGCGCACGTCCCGGGGCTGTCCCTTCGCCTGCGCCTTCTGCGACCGCAACCCCAGGGAGGGCGGCGTGGCGCTGGCCAGCCTGCCCGTCGTGGAGCGGCAGCTGCGGCAGCTCTCGCGGCTCGGAGTGAAGAACATCTTCTTCATCGACAAGACCTTCAACGCGCCCGAGGGGCGGCTGGAGGACATCTGCCGGATGATGTTGCGGAACCGGTTCGATTTCAATTGGTACTCCTACCTCCGCTGCGACAGGATCGGCAGCGACAGCCTGTGCGCCCTCATGTCGCAGAGCGGATGCAAGGGCGCGCTCAGCGGCGTCGAGTCCGGGGACCAGGGGATGCTCGACGCCATGAACAAGGATGCGGAATTGGACGGCATCCGCAGAGGGATGGAGCTCCTGGACCGGCACGGCATCGTCAACGTCGCCTCCATGGTGGTCGGCTTCCCGGGAGAGACCGCGGAGAGCATCGAAAGGTCGATCGCCTTCATCAACGAGACCGCGCCTCCCTACTTCAAGCTCTACCTCTGGAGGTGGGATCCCTCCTCTCCGGTCAGCGAGGATCCGGCCAGGCACGGCCTCCAAGGGGCGGGCCTGCGCTGGCGGCATCGCACCATGGATTGGAAGACGGCTCTCGATGCCTGCGACCATTTCTATCTCGCCGCCAGGAATTCCCTCTACACGACCAACGACCTGGGACCCTGGTCTTTCCCCTACCTCATAGACAAGGGCTTCAGCGGGGGAGATATAGCGGAGATGCACCGCATCCTCAGAGACCTTTTCGACCAGAACCATCCGGCCGCGCGGCTCCCGGGCCCGCCGGAGGCTGCGGGCAGGCGCTTCCTGGACTTCTGCCGGGGCCTCGACCTGTCGGGCACCAAGTACCACATCTCCCCGCTGCGCTCCGTCCTGGATGAGCCGGCCTTCGCCGGGACCTGCGCCGCCATACGCCTCGAGCTGATGCGGCTGTATTTCGCGGGCGAGCTGGAGGCCTCCGCGTGA
- a CDS encoding class I adenylate-forming enzyme family protein: MSLAGMIARLAAGYPGRAALVFQGRTCTYQELGARIAALAAELRGAGLGEGRRVGVLLPNSIEFFTALFAVLEVRSCAVLLNGALHPREIARYAGDSRIAGLLVDERGSRVLRGQSVTAEATFVSRSEGWRREAAAAGATRPVDEPRDPAAAVTIYTSGVTGVPKGVVLSHDNILYNIYATAGILDVRPEDRALSGLPLSHASALRFALTHLSRGACLHILDRPALPDVINHAIDTHGLTVFGGGPYLLGGMLARGAGAAYPMRSLRVATCGTAPMSAELRRAWLGAFPAVKFFSLYGLTEATSIVTVLPHELALAKPASIGRAIPGTECRLLEGELLVRGPGVMKGYFNDREATARAIDAEGWLHTGDLVEVDADGDMTVVGRRKEVIIRCGQNIYPGEIEAALLRHPGVAEAAVFGVPDEELGEAVVAAVVPMGEPLAASDLLELCRSQLAHFKLPKEVIFLDRIEKTSSGKVSRGAVAQAYLRRRQQKP; encoded by the coding sequence GTGAGCCTGGCCGGCATGATCGCGCGGCTGGCCGCCGGCTATCCCGGCCGCGCCGCGCTCGTCTTCCAGGGGCGGACCTGCACATACCAGGAGCTCGGCGCGCGGATCGCGGCCCTCGCGGCGGAGCTGCGCGGCGCCGGCCTGGGCGAGGGCCGCAGGGTGGGAGTGCTGCTGCCCAACTCCATCGAGTTCTTCACCGCGCTGTTCGCGGTCCTCGAGGTCCGCTCCTGCGCGGTCCTCCTCAACGGCGCCCTGCACCCGCGGGAGATCGCGCGCTACGCGGGAGATTCGCGGATCGCCGGTCTGCTGGTCGACGAGCGCGGGTCCCGGGTGCTCCGCGGCCAGAGCGTGACAGCGGAGGCGACGTTCGTCTCCCGGTCGGAGGGCTGGCGCCGGGAGGCCGCGGCCGCCGGCGCGACCCGGCCCGTCGACGAGCCCCGCGACCCCGCGGCCGCGGTCACGATCTACACCTCGGGGGTCACCGGGGTCCCCAAAGGGGTGGTGCTGAGCCATGACAACATCCTCTACAACATCTACGCCACGGCCGGCATCCTCGATGTCCGGCCGGAGGACCGCGCCCTGAGCGGGCTGCCCCTGTCCCACGCCTCCGCGCTGCGCTTCGCGCTCACGCACCTCTCCCGGGGGGCCTGCCTGCACATCCTCGACCGCCCCGCTCTCCCGGACGTGATCAACCACGCCATCGACACCCACGGATTGACCGTGTTCGGCGGCGGGCCCTACCTGCTGGGCGGGATGCTGGCCCGGGGGGCGGGCGCCGCGTACCCTATGCGGTCCCTGCGGGTCGCGACCTGCGGCACCGCGCCCATGTCCGCGGAGCTGCGCAGGGCCTGGCTGGGCGCCTTCCCGGCGGTGAAGTTCTTCTCCCTCTATGGCTTGACCGAAGCGACTTCCATCGTGACGGTCCTGCCCCACGAGTTGGCCCTGGCCAAGCCCGCTTCCATCGGGCGGGCCATCCCGGGGACCGAATGCCGGCTCCTCGAGGGCGAGCTGCTGGTCCGGGGGCCCGGGGTCATGAAGGGCTACTTCAACGACCGCGAGGCCACGGCGCGGGCCATCGACGCGGAGGGCTGGCTCCACACCGGCGACCTGGTGGAGGTGGACGCCGACGGGGACATGACCGTGGTCGGCCGCCGCAAGGAAGTCATCATCCGCTGCGGGCAGAACATCTACCCCGGCGAGATCGAGGCCGCGCTCCTGCGGCATCCCGGCGTGGCGGAGGCCGCGGTGTTCGGAGTTCCGGACGAGGAGTTGGGGGAGGCGGTGGTGGCGGCTGTCGTCCCGATGGGAGAGCCCCTCGCGGCATCGGACCTCCTGGAGCTGTGCCGGAGCCAGCTGGCCCACTTCAAGCTCCCCAAAGAGGTCATTTTCCTAGACCGGATAGAGAAGACCTCCAGCGGAAAAGTGAGCAGAGGGGCCGTGGCGCAGGCTTATCTGCGCCGACGCCAACAGAAGCCGTAG
- a CDS encoding alkaline phosphatase family protein: MGYAHPQTPPAGAGPRNALLIGWDGVSRSRLEELLAKGRLPNLQALAAEGALVDIEVTTGATSTKPGWVEILSGYRAGRLGTPNNKTYRPIPEGYTIFERLKGHFGKEGIATAFLGGKQNNIGDRGPHEICSNCFGYDYRSRKLTYWWDRERCTAQTTDGKPRRWVHRDGEPYHKTKAAVDVFAIGLGPGEKVEAAAEAFLKEQRGRRFFGFFHFEDPDKQGHLHGENSPEYGRGIEEADRQLGAIVKALRARGLYEQTTIWVVSDHGFDPDTSDHHHASQIFLATNSKRKIRAGDRKDITPTILDDYGVPGADIQPPWDGKSLFLGSP; encoded by the coding sequence ATGGGCTACGCGCATCCGCAGACCCCGCCGGCCGGCGCCGGTCCCAGGAATGCGCTTTTGATCGGATGGGACGGCGTGAGCAGAAGCCGTCTTGAAGAGCTGCTGGCCAAGGGCCGCCTGCCGAATCTGCAGGCCCTGGCTGCGGAGGGCGCCTTGGTGGACATCGAGGTGACGACCGGGGCCACCTCCACCAAGCCCGGCTGGGTGGAGATCCTTTCCGGCTACCGGGCCGGACGGCTGGGCACTCCCAACAACAAGACCTACAGGCCGATCCCGGAAGGCTACACCATATTCGAGAGATTGAAGGGCCATTTCGGCAAAGAGGGCATCGCGACGGCCTTCCTCGGCGGCAAGCAGAACAACATCGGGGACAGGGGTCCGCACGAGATCTGCAGCAATTGCTTCGGCTATGACTATCGATCCCGAAAGCTCACGTACTGGTGGGATAGGGAGCGCTGCACCGCCCAGACAACGGATGGCAAGCCGCGCCGGTGGGTCCATCGCGACGGTGAACCGTATCACAAGACCAAGGCGGCCGTCGACGTCTTTGCGATAGGGCTGGGGCCTGGGGAGAAGGTCGAGGCTGCGGCGGAGGCGTTCCTGAAGGAACAGCGGGGACGCCGGTTCTTCGGGTTCTTCCATTTCGAGGACCCCGACAAGCAGGGGCATCTCCACGGGGAGAACTCTCCGGAATACGGCCGAGGGATAGAGGAAGCCGACCGGCAACTGGGCGCCATCGTGAAGGCTCTGAGGGCCCGCGGGCTCTACGAGCAGACAACCATCTGGGTGGTCTCAGATCACGGCTTCGACCCGGACACGTCCGACCATCACCACGCGTCCCAGATCTTCCTCGCCACCAACAGCAAGAGGAAGATCCGGGCCGGAGACCGCAAGGACATCACGCCTACGATCCTGGACGACTATGGGGTCCCCGGCGCGGATATCCAGCCGCCCTGGGATGGGAAGTCTCTGTTCCTGGGGTCTCCCTAG
- a CDS encoding thiamine pyrophosphate-binding protein: protein MRGSYFFQRLLQAAGVEYIFGILGREAQVLRFRGLPRPKWILVRNEFTAGIAAEVYARLSGRPQVAFSTFGPGATNLATGAASALLDRSPLLAISAQVESGARLWGLTHQCIDQVSMMRPLVKLAAEPTDIRGLPLLLKKALAASLSEPRGPVYLSLPLDLFEQRISAAAARRGSAMVAGARARPPRRITADSLRRAGLAVARSRHPLIIAGNRVIREGACQELAILSERLRIPVLQTVAAKGALPEGHPQDLGPWNRYLDGLLGKPLAAPILRSADLLLLAGYDLAEDLGPEVWQGGGRKRIIHLGELDGRTAARVRPDLIVRGDIRSILARLADSTRDLPPKQPFPHAARLRAARRRAARGDWPAGSRLFPCTLVRDIRAALGAKGILVCDVGLHKQYAGLFSETYAPNTFICSNGLATFGFALPGAIGASLARPGSPVVALAGDGGFHSNSQDLETMARYGLPVVVVVLSDASYGLIKHYQAKGGRIDPRTVDFLRVDFPALARANGCQGWKADSAAQLRRLLARALAARKPALIEVPLRYTHDF from the coding sequence ATGCGCGGCAGCTATTTCTTTCAGCGCCTCCTCCAGGCGGCGGGGGTCGAATACATCTTCGGCATCCTGGGCCGCGAGGCCCAGGTGCTGCGGTTCCGGGGCCTGCCCCGGCCGAAATGGATCCTCGTCCGCAACGAGTTCACCGCCGGGATCGCGGCGGAGGTGTACGCCAGATTGAGCGGACGGCCGCAGGTGGCCTTCTCGACCTTCGGTCCCGGAGCCACCAATCTGGCCACCGGCGCGGCATCGGCGCTCCTGGACCGCTCTCCTCTGCTGGCGATCTCCGCGCAGGTGGAATCCGGGGCCAGACTGTGGGGCCTGACCCACCAGTGCATCGACCAGGTCTCGATGATGCGCCCTCTGGTCAAGCTCGCGGCGGAGCCTACGGACATACGGGGGCTTCCTCTCCTGCTGAAAAAGGCGCTGGCGGCCTCGCTCTCCGAGCCCCGGGGCCCGGTCTATCTCAGCCTGCCCTTGGACCTTTTCGAGCAGCGCATCTCAGCGGCAGCAGCGCGCAGGGGATCGGCTATGGTGGCGGGAGCGCGCGCCCGGCCCCCGCGACGGATAACTGCCGACTCCTTGCGTCGGGCCGGCCTGGCCGTGGCCAGGAGCCGGCATCCGCTGATCATCGCCGGCAACCGCGTCATCCGGGAGGGCGCGTGCCAAGAGCTCGCGATCCTATCTGAACGCCTGCGCATCCCCGTGCTCCAGACCGTGGCCGCCAAGGGCGCGCTCCCGGAGGGCCACCCCCAGGACCTGGGCCCCTGGAACCGATATCTCGACGGCCTGCTGGGCAAGCCTCTCGCCGCGCCGATCCTGCGCTCGGCGGATCTGCTGCTGCTGGCGGGCTACGACCTCGCCGAGGACCTCGGGCCGGAGGTCTGGCAGGGCGGGGGCCGCAAGCGCATCATCCATCTCGGCGAGCTCGATGGCCGGACGGCCGCCCGTGTGCGGCCGGACCTCATCGTGCGCGGGGACATCCGGAGCATACTGGCGCGGCTCGCCGATTCCACGCGCGATCTGCCGCCGAAGCAGCCATTCCCCCACGCGGCGCGGCTGCGCGCGGCCCGGCGCCGGGCCGCGCGCGGGGATTGGCCCGCCGGCTCGCGGCTGTTTCCCTGCACGCTGGTCCGGGACATCCGCGCCGCGCTGGGCGCGAAAGGCATCCTGGTCTGCGACGTCGGGCTGCACAAGCAGTACGCGGGCCTCTTCAGCGAGACCTATGCGCCCAACACCTTCATCTGCTCCAATGGGCTCGCGACTTTCGGCTTCGCTCTGCCGGGAGCCATCGGCGCCAGCCTGGCCCGTCCGGGCTCCCCCGTCGTGGCGCTCGCCGGAGACGGAGGCTTCCACTCGAACAGCCAGGACCTGGAGACCATGGCGCGCTACGGCCTGCCCGTGGTCGTCGTCGTCCTTTCCGACGCGTCCTACGGCCTGATCAAGCATTATCAGGCCAAAGGCGGCCGGATCGACCCCCGGACCGTGGACTTCCTGCGCGTGGATTTCCCGGCGCTGGCGCGCGCCAACGGCTGCCAAGGCTGGAAGGCGGATTCGGCCGCGCAGTTGCGCCGGCTGCTCGCGCGCGCGCTCGCCGCCCGCAAGCCCGCGCTGATCGAGGTCCCCCTGCGGTATACGCACGACTTCTAG
- a CDS encoding amidohydrolase family protein: MRLFDLLVPFALLLTLSAAAPAAAPRDWAALKQAWRQRLETTRAAGRLPIIDLESHYFETYMNPEALYRLLDDDGVVIVSWLIADEPARINARGYGWWLKHWQRTLQDLEERFPGKVLPVPSVTGVISYPKLTVGSRRALDDLLAIAEAGKYPMLGELYFRRYPANDNLTMGNELEYDLAEPIDGPLGRRLFQFSQRTGIPFQLHYEPEDALIPPLEAMLLRYPRARVIWCHAGRVRRPERAPRFTAHWVQEMRRLMEEHANLYFDVSSAGPDQVYPLGGPPISLWWDSSTGRMTREGQQLVRDYPWRFLAALDMGPLHAESAAAQIRGCIAWLDNLPSQTRAIVAYKAAWKLLFAEELP; the protein is encoded by the coding sequence GTGAGACTCTTTGACCTCCTGGTCCCCTTCGCTCTGCTCCTGACGCTCTCCGCCGCGGCCCCGGCCGCGGCCCCGCGGGACTGGGCCGCGCTCAAGCAGGCTTGGCGGCAGCGCCTGGAGACGACGCGCGCCGCCGGCCGGCTTCCCATCATCGACCTGGAGTCCCACTATTTCGAGACCTACATGAACCCGGAGGCACTCTATCGCCTGCTCGACGACGACGGCGTCGTCATCGTGTCCTGGCTGATCGCCGATGAGCCGGCCCGGATCAACGCCCGCGGCTACGGCTGGTGGCTGAAGCACTGGCAGAGGACCCTGCAAGACCTGGAGGAGCGTTTCCCCGGCAAAGTGCTGCCGGTGCCTTCCGTCACCGGAGTCATCTCCTACCCCAAGCTCACGGTCGGTTCACGGCGGGCCCTGGATGACCTGCTGGCCATAGCGGAGGCCGGGAAATACCCCATGCTCGGCGAGCTTTACTTCCGGCGCTATCCGGCCAACGACAACCTGACCATGGGAAACGAACTGGAGTACGACCTGGCCGAGCCTATCGACGGCCCGCTGGGCAGGCGGCTCTTCCAATTCTCACAGCGCACCGGCATCCCGTTCCAGCTCCATTATGAGCCCGAGGACGCTCTGATCCCACCCCTGGAAGCGATGCTCCTGCGCTATCCGCGCGCGCGGGTCATCTGGTGCCATGCGGGGCGGGTGCGCCGCCCGGAGAGGGCGCCTCGTTTCACGGCGCATTGGGTCCAAGAGATGCGCCGTCTTATGGAGGAGCATGCGAACCTCTATTTCGACGTTTCGTCCGCCGGCCCCGACCAGGTCTATCCGCTCGGAGGCCCGCCCATCTCCCTCTGGTGGGACAGTTCGACCGGACGGATGACGAGAGAGGGACAACAGCTGGTCCGGGACTATCCCTGGCGCTTCCTCGCGGCCCTGGACATGGGCCCCCTCCACGCCGAATCCGCGGCCGCGCAGATCCGCGGCTGCATCGCCTGGCTGGACAATCTGCCGTCGCAGACGAGGGCTATCGTCGCCTACAAGGCGGCCTGGAAGCTGCTCTTCGCCGAAGAGCTGCCGTGA
- a CDS encoding phosphopantetheine-binding protein: protein MDRDSCWARLRGIIEKRCPKDAALTPSSLLFDELGIDSIDMMGIIIDVEKEFGLKIGGQDLAEDWLGTPAKLMDFILARTGPAA from the coding sequence ATGGACCGGGACTCCTGCTGGGCCAGGCTCCGCGGCATCATCGAGAAGAGGTGCCCCAAAGACGCGGCCTTGACGCCGTCGTCTCTCCTGTTCGATGAGTTGGGCATCGACTCCATCGACATGATGGGGATCATCATCGACGTCGAAAAAGAGTTCGGCCTGAAGATCGGCGGGCAGGACCTGGCGGAGGATTGGCTGGGAACCCCAGCCAAGCTGATGGACTTCATCCTGGCGCGCACCGGGCCCGCGGCTTGA
- a CDS encoding SGNH/GDSL hydrolase family protein, with product MKQRDIATNAAVFLVSLALSLGLVEAVLRALRLVPDDVHRVSMEPRPMFRRIDGIPDRVLVPGDYRQVFFTCRGSDCRPDKWVPIHVNSAGLRDVEHAAAKPAGTVRVMVLGDSFTAADGVENRETYAKRLESLLNSRFRGRPRFETINTAAASYTTYEQVCFLRRWGLRYQPDVLVVGLYLRGPLPAWDRSWAFDQRKLALFREFRRRLHALELPADLGNIPMRTTRFSAPLHLLRWLDAIRNKWTISRNTVSWYRLAWSEANPLGLGQLETALDELARLQSQRRIPVLVLIFPKLDWLDADYPLADLHERAAELCRTRGLPSVDLLPLLRGRRPSTLWQHPSDHHPSAWVHELAASVLFQRLLEGAQFRRALRIAGR from the coding sequence ATGAAACAGCGGGATATCGCGACCAACGCGGCGGTCTTCCTGGTCAGCCTAGCGTTGAGCCTCGGTCTTGTGGAAGCGGTCCTGCGGGCGCTGCGATTGGTCCCCGATGATGTGCACCGGGTGAGCATGGAGCCGCGGCCCATGTTCCGGCGCATCGACGGGATCCCGGACCGCGTCCTCGTCCCGGGCGATTATCGGCAGGTCTTCTTCACCTGCCGGGGCTCGGACTGCCGCCCGGACAAATGGGTCCCCATCCACGTCAATTCGGCGGGCCTCAGGGACGTCGAGCATGCGGCGGCCAAGCCCGCGGGCACCGTCCGAGTCATGGTCCTGGGAGATTCGTTCACCGCGGCGGATGGCGTCGAGAACCGCGAGACCTACGCCAAGCGCCTGGAGTCTTTGCTCAACAGCCGGTTCCGGGGCCGGCCGCGGTTCGAGACGATCAACACGGCGGCGGCATCCTACACCACTTACGAACAGGTCTGCTTCCTGCGGCGTTGGGGCTTGCGCTATCAGCCGGACGTTTTGGTCGTGGGCCTTTACCTCAGAGGCCCGCTCCCGGCCTGGGACCGGAGCTGGGCCTTCGACCAGCGCAAGCTCGCCCTCTTCCGGGAGTTCCGGCGGCGCCTGCACGCCCTGGAGCTGCCAGCCGACCTCGGCAACATCCCCATGCGGACGACCCGCTTCTCCGCCCCGCTGCACCTGCTGCGCTGGTTGGACGCCATCCGGAACAAGTGGACCATATCCCGGAACACCGTCTCGTGGTACCGGCTCGCCTGGAGCGAGGCTAACCCGCTCGGCCTGGGGCAGCTGGAAACCGCGCTCGACGAGCTGGCGCGCCTCCAGAGCCAGCGGCGCATCCCGGTGCTGGTCCTGATCTTCCCGAAACTGGACTGGCTGGACGCCGATTATCCTCTGGCCGACCTCCATGAGCGGGCCGCCGAGCTCTGCCGGACGCGCGGGCTGCCATCCGTGGACTTGCTGCCGCTGCTGAGGGGCCGCCGTCCCTCGACTCTGTGGCAGCATCCCAGCGACCACCATCCCAGCGCCTGGGTCCACGAGCTGGCGGCTTCGGTCCTGTTCCAGCGGCTCCTGGAAGGGGCCCAGTTCCGGCGCGCTCTGCGCATCGCCGGGCGTTAG